A window of the Hypanus sabinus isolate sHypSab1 chromosome 25, sHypSab1.hap1, whole genome shotgun sequence genome harbors these coding sequences:
- the LOC132381156 gene encoding trichohyalin-like, giving the protein MDVDEFIENPTLEALEAATKSDLIDITKGLNLAEVRLSMKKREVRRAITQYIVKNVFSAEVLENIPEKAPASGTAQLELEKLRMEHEIKLKQLEAAEKEKERAEKEKERAEKEKAQKEKERTEREKETAEKQREHELQLKELEVKREHALQLKELEEKREQERAEKQREHEIQLKQLEAAEKEKERAEKEKEREYEEKEKQRQHDLDMEKLRQERRAQGPDQEERFNVSREFRLVPPFEETDADSYFLHFEKVAVNQKWPRDQWVALIQSVLKGKAQQAYAALSMEEEESENYEKVKEAILRAYELVPEVYRQKFRNFKERVESEVCRVFL; this is encoded by the exons atggatgtggatgaatttatagaaaacccaactctggaggcgctagaggctgccacaaagtcggacttgatagATATTACGAAAGGACTAAATcttgcagaggtgaggttgtcgatgaaaaagcgggaggtgcggagggccataactcagtatattgtgaagaatgtgttttctgctgaggtattggaaaatatccctgaaaaggcaccagctagtgggacggctcagttagagttggagaaattaaggatggaacatgaaattaagttaaaacagctggaagcagctgaaaaagagaaggaaagggccgaaaaagagaaggaaagggctgaaaaggaaaaagcccaaaaggaaaaagaaagaactGAAAGGGAAAAGGAAACAGCCGAAAAGCaacgggagcatgagctccagctaaaggagttagag gtaaaaagggagcatgcgctccagctaaaggagttagaagAGAAGAGGGAGCAGGAacgagctgagaaacaaagggaacatgaaattcagttaaaacagctggaagcagctgaaaaggagaaggaaagggcagagaaagagaaggagagggagtatgaggagaaagagaaacagaggcaacatgacttggacatggagaagttaaggcaagagcgaagagctcaagggccagaccaagaggagcggtttaatgttagtcgggagtttaggttagtacctccgtttgaaGAGACAGATgctgatagttatttcttgcattttgaaaaggtggcagtgaatcagaagtggcccagagatcagtgggtggcgttgatacaaagtgtgttaaaagggaaggcacaacaggcatatgcggcgttgtccatggaggaggaggagtctgagaattatgagaaagtaaaggaggccattcttcgggcctatgaattggtacctgaagtgtatagacaaaagttcagaaattttaaAGAAAGGGTAGAATCAGAAGTATGCAGAGTTTTCCtgtga